The genomic interval TcatgtatataaaattatacatataactTATATGAACTTACTTGTCTTGAAATcgtttttggatgtttttctcgGCGACTGTAAAGAATTCTTCGAGCTCTAACTCCGTCGGCATTTTCTGATCTCCCACCAGTGATTTACGGCTAGAATCCACAACAGACGTTGGTTTCATCGTTGAATCTACGTCGTCAGATAATTCTTCTTGAAACTTATTACTGGATGGAGTCATCTCTCTCCTGAGCAAATAAATGAAAACTGAAATTGACTGCgtgtatatatagatatttaaaatgtatatttacacatatatgtaattgtgtgtgtgtgtaagaGAAACTGAAAATTTGAGctctaattttgaaatttgaattttgaggaatttaaaaagttgagtgtatgtatatatatatagtactagTTGGAGTAGTGTTTGGTTGAAAAACCTTTCTCTGCAAGAGTAGTACGTCGATGTTTCAGCTTCGGCACATTCATCATTCTGTGAAATTAAATTCAATAATTAATGAAACATAATACTGAACGGAATTGAACGGCGACACAAAGCAATTAAAGCTCCACAAATTCAAAGGAATTTATTGctgaatttaattttattaccgCCTCCAGATCTATGAATTTGGTTCTGTCCTGATCATTATTATCACCTAGCTCACTAGAGCCGTTACTCGAACAACAAGAGGCTTGAACCTGATTATCATCATCATGAAAGCCATCAGAACTCGGACTTGAATTTGAATACCACAACTCCACCACTCCATCATCATCCTCCTCCACCTTTCCCGTCTTCGCAGTAGTTGCTCTTCCAATATTACTCTCCGCTGCCTTAGCCGGAACAACTAAATTCTCCGTCGTCGATGTGATCACAAACGACGTCGTTGATAGCTTCATTAATTTTCCCGTAGTAGTATTGACCTTTCTTTTCTTAGGCGAACCTGAGCTGGCGGCCGCCATAGCCAAAGCTCGAGCTCTAGTCCGTACACCGACTTGATGAGCAACCTCCATAATCGTAATCTCTGCAATTCCTCTGCTACACTTCCGCACCATATTATTCTCTCGAATAATTCTTGTGTACTaattctagagagagaaagcgaaagaaagagaaattaattatatgatgACTTCGTTTGCTGAAAATATGATTGGAGGTTTTGATGATGAGGAAGATGACGACAACACCGTTTGGACGGTTCAGATCATATCGTTTTAGCTTTTAAGAAaagtaagagagagagagagagagagagagagagagagagagagagagtgtgtgtgtTTAATTGTCTATTTACTTTGGTGGTGGTGTGGTGTGGTGGTGACGGGTGGTCCTGACCCCGTTAACAGTGACGGGTGAATTAGGGAATCTACAAACGGGGAATTTGACGGCGCCGTTATATATAATAGAGATCTAATAGTAGGGGCTGGCTGAGAAGACGAGACAGAGCAAGGCCGTTGTGACTTAGCGCCGATTATTCAGCTAATAAGAGAGCGACACGTGGACACGTGGCCCTCTCTGAGGTTAATTGTTTTCGGAGTTAGGGGCCCACCGTAGAAAATGATTGCGTAGGAAGAGGTAAGAAATAGTGAaattgaaaatataattaaatataaataattcttttttttacagccaaaaaatagaaagaaaaagaaagggtcCGTACGTAGGTGAGTGAGTGATTTAACAAACAAACCCAGCGGAAGGAACGGTTTCTAACAATAtcaaatattttactatttcagtgctTTGAATTCCGTTTTGGTGGAGGTACCGGTCTGTCttaaaagtaattatttttgaaaaattttatttacacttcaaacctttcaaaaaatattctattttaataatttattttttttatataaaatttaaagaaattttACGGTGCACCTCCTTACAATGAATATATTAATAC from Cannabis sativa cultivar Pink pepper isolate KNU-18-1 chromosome 4, ASM2916894v1, whole genome shotgun sequence carries:
- the LOC115714141 gene encoding cyclin-dependent kinase inhibitor 7 yields the protein MVRKCSRGIAEITIMEVAHQVGVRTRARALAMAAASSGSPKKRKVNTTTGKLMKLSTTSFVITSTTENLVVPAKAAESNIGRATTAKTGKVEEDDDGVVELWYSNSSPSSDGFHDDDNQVQASCCSSNGSSELGDNNDQDRTKFIDLEANDECAEAETSTYYSCRERREMTPSSNKFQEELSDDVDSTMKPTSVVDSSRKSLVGDQKMPTELELEEFFTVAEKNIQKRFQDKYNYDVVKDSPLEGRYEWIRLNP